One Cololabis saira isolate AMF1-May2022 chromosome 18, fColSai1.1, whole genome shotgun sequence genomic region harbors:
- the LOC133464809 gene encoding uncharacterized protein LOC133464809 produces MAEFSVNLLGLRIFVSCAGFVGNVFFILCIIRNKFSHVKSFELFLLGLTAANLEEICIINIYDVIILQAYSTTGTWSCRLLKFLTLFGEIASILFTVIISIFRYQKLRDANNRVNPIYLDSIRSAWMLSGVCVTLSVLVCLPIFTINHQGSAENVTRNDSSYCPPDFFQCDENHCPKQNRAYKNLFILVCHLLPLIIVTVTSCLIISVLLKQRKAVTPVVNVSRSNQHGRRNKDPRLHRSTVAVVAAMGLFQVDWTLHLIFQWSFSPYDLPFWDEIEFFISISYTSLCPYVYGIGIGLFSLNNLNLCICET; encoded by the coding sequence ATGGCTGAGTTTTCTGTCAACCTCCTGGGCTTGAGAATTTTTGTTTCTTGCGCAGGGTTTGTGGGTAACGTATTTTTCATCCTTTGCATCATCCGTAATAAGTTCTCCCACGTTAAATCGTTTGAGTTGTTTCTCCTGGGATTGACTGCCGCCAACTTGGAGGAAATCTGCATCATAAACATCTATGATGTCATCATCCTTCAGGCTTACTCCACCACCGGCACTTGGTCGTGTCGCTTACTTAAGTTTCTGACGTTGTTTGGTGAAATCGCCAGCATCCTTTTCACGGTCATCATCAGCATCTTCCGCTACCAGAAGCTGAGAGACGCCAACAACAGGGTCAATCCGATCTACCTGGACAGCATCAGATCAGCGTGGATGCTGAGTGGAGTTTGTGTGACGCTCTCCGTGCTCGTGTGTCTCCCAATTTTTACTATTAACCATCAGGGTTCTGCTGAAAATGTCACCAGAAACGACAGCAGCTATTGCCCTCCAGACTTCTTTCAGTGTGATGAAAATCATTGTCCCAAACAAAACCGCGCGTACAAAAACCTATTCATCCTTGTGTGCCACCTGCTGCCTCTGATCATTGTCACAGTCACCAGCTGCCTCATCATCTCAGTGCTGCTGAAGCAGAGGAAAGCTGTGACACCAGTGGTCAATGTGAGCCGGTCAAACCAGCACGGCAGGAGGAATAAAGACCCGAGGCTCCATCGAAGCACGGTGGCTGTAGTGGCAGCCATGGGGTTATTCCAGGTCGACTGGACCCTCCACCTGATCTTCCAGTGGAGCTTTAGCCCTTACGACCTTCCTTTTTGGGACGAAATTGAATTCTTCATCTCAATTTCCTACACATCCTTATGTCCATATGTGTACGGGATAGGGATTGGCCTGTTCTCTCTTAATAATTTAAATCTTTGCATATGTGAGACTTGA